Below is a window of Pelagicoccus albus DNA.
CAACCACCGAGCGTATTCAAAAGGGCATGCCAAGTCAGCGGGAGAACAGTAGCCAAGGAATCGCCCTCCTCCGCGGCAGGATGCAGCTCGCAGCAACCTCCACCAGCAGCATGAGTCTCGTCGGAAGATCCCCCCAGTAGAGTTTGCTCTTCATTTTGTGCGTAAATGGACTCTGCCGCATGATCGTGACCATCGCCGTGGCCATGTTCGATACGCTCTGCGATCAAAGCGGAGCTCAATATCCCAATGCCGATCACCGCGCACAACGCCACCCACTTGTCCTTGTGACGCCGGCATCCGCTCCAGACTGCTAAAGTGGTTGTCGGGATGACGAACAGCAGCATCCATAAATGGAAATTCTCGTCTACCCAGAAAGTGGTAGCCAGTAGCGGCAAAGCCACCAGCAAAACGGGAGTTACAAGGCAATGAATACCACAAATCACCGCCATCGATATGGCGGCCTTATCAAGCGTGCTACGGAGAACGACGTTCATTGCCGCCATTATCGCAACATTCTTGCATTTAATGCAAACTCAATTGCGGATGGAATCAAGATTTGCAGTGGAAGAGCCATTTTCCGGGGAGCAACCAGACTAACGAAAAGAGGCTTGGCCGACTGAGTCTCTAAAGCCATACCTCCATTTCGAGAATCGTGACGCTCGATAAAAATCAAAAGCGCCGAAAGGCAT
It encodes the following:
- a CDS encoding MerC domain-containing protein encodes the protein MNVVLRSTLDKAAISMAVICGIHCLVTPVLLVALPLLATTFWVDENFHLWMLLFVIPTTTLAVWSGCRRHKDKWVALCAVIGIGILSSALIAERIEHGHGDGHDHAAESIYAQNEEQTLLGGSSDETHAAGGGCCELHPAAEEGDSLATVLPLTWHALLNTLGGCFLVAGHVRNFLLCRKNDCSHCDECSSSK